One part of the Candidatus Anaeroferrophillus wilburensis genome encodes these proteins:
- a CDS encoding methyl-accepting chemotaxis protein gives MLRRLRLQSKLLLAFLVLSLIPLVVIGTVSLRKANQALSDQIFAQLKNSREIKKAQIENYFRTLTADVTILAANNTVADALDALTGVVKTDSQRTASELWKAMADIYGPWMDFFAQESGYLDLLLVADNGDVVYSTAKAAELGRNVQKGALHGSPLEACCTKALDGTFLTDFSPYKPAGGKPAAFIGSPVKKSGKTIGIIALRLNIDTINKIMGQREGMGETGETYLVGADRLMRSDSYRKPDTYSVRASFANPDQGMVTTDACQAALAGITGEQITTSYDSTTTLAAFTPVTLGDMTWALVAEIEKNEAFIAVDRLTWMIGIIALICLAAIVIISLLITRSITKPINLTIDGLSESANRVAHAATEVASASAQLLDGASDQAASLEETSSSMEVLSTMTSNNTKHAQEANALAGQANHVIEQANQSMKILITSMTEISQASAETSKIIKSIDDIAFQTNLLALNAAVEAARAGEAGAGFAVVADEVRNLARRSAEASRNTAELIEDTVTRINGGVTLVHTTDQEFSKGVERSAAIGTLVGEITTASLEQDRGISQINEVLAGIDQISQKNVGLAETSSQAAKEMNSLAAQLQEFVEQLIAVTGKTSANRAVKQTSSRHSGRPLMIASHSKHNCLPDNR, from the coding sequence ATGCTGAGACGCTTGAGACTACAGAGCAAACTCTTGCTAGCCTTTCTTGTCCTGAGCCTTATCCCGCTGGTCGTCATTGGCACCGTGTCACTGAGAAAAGCAAACCAGGCCCTGTCAGACCAGATTTTCGCCCAGCTTAAAAACAGCAGGGAAATCAAAAAAGCACAGATAGAAAACTATTTCCGGACGCTGACCGCCGACGTCACAATCCTGGCTGCCAACAACACGGTAGCAGATGCCTTGGACGCCCTGACCGGCGTGGTCAAAACCGACAGCCAGAGAACAGCCAGTGAATTATGGAAGGCAATGGCCGATATTTACGGCCCTTGGATGGACTTTTTCGCCCAGGAATCGGGCTATCTTGATCTGCTGCTGGTGGCCGACAACGGCGACGTCGTCTATTCCACAGCCAAAGCAGCAGAACTCGGACGCAATGTCCAAAAAGGAGCGCTGCATGGAAGTCCTCTGGAGGCCTGTTGCACCAAAGCCCTCGACGGCACCTTCCTCACCGACTTTTCCCCGTACAAACCCGCCGGCGGAAAACCGGCAGCCTTTATCGGCAGCCCGGTGAAAAAATCAGGAAAAACCATAGGAATTATAGCTCTTAGGCTTAACATTGACACGATCAACAAGATCATGGGGCAGCGGGAAGGCATGGGGGAAACCGGGGAAACATACCTGGTGGGCGCCGACAGGCTCATGCGCTCCGATTCCTATCGCAAGCCCGACACCTATTCGGTACGTGCATCTTTTGCTAATCCCGATCAGGGAATGGTTACTACCGATGCCTGCCAGGCAGCCCTGGCAGGCATCACTGGTGAGCAAATCACCACGTCATACGACAGCACCACGACACTTGCCGCCTTTACACCGGTGACTCTCGGCGACATGACTTGGGCGTTAGTAGCGGAAATTGAAAAAAATGAGGCGTTCATAGCCGTAGACAGGCTAACCTGGATGATTGGCATCATCGCTCTCATCTGCTTGGCGGCCATCGTTATAATATCCCTACTGATCACCAGATCCATTACCAAACCAATAAACCTGACCATTGACGGTCTGAGTGAAAGCGCCAACCGGGTGGCTCACGCAGCCACAGAAGTGGCTTCAGCCAGCGCCCAACTGCTTGATGGGGCTTCTGATCAGGCCGCATCACTGGAGGAGACCTCGTCTTCCATGGAAGTCCTGTCAACGATGACCAGCAACAACACCAAACACGCCCAGGAAGCCAATGCTCTTGCCGGCCAGGCCAATCATGTCATCGAGCAGGCCAACCAATCCATGAAAATTCTTATCACATCCATGACTGAAATTTCCCAGGCAAGTGCCGAAACATCAAAAATCATCAAAAGCATCGACGACATTGCCTTCCAGACCAACCTGCTGGCCCTCAATGCCGCCGTGGAAGCCGCCCGGGCCGGCGAGGCGGGAGCCGGCTTCGCGGTGGTTGCCGACGAGGTCAGAAATCTGGCCAGGCGATCGGCAGAAGCCTCCAGGAATACCGCGGAGCTCATAGAAGATACGGTAACCAGAATCAACGGCGGGGTCACGCTGGTTCATACGACCGATCAGGAATTTTCCAAAGGTGTGGAACGGTCAGCAGCCATCGGGACCCTGGTCGGCGAAATAACGACTGCCTCACTGGAACAGGATAGGGGAATCAGCCAGATTAACGAGGTACTGGCTGGCATTGATCAGATAAGCCAGAAAAATGTTGGCCTTGCTGAAACCTCTTCGCAAGCAGCCAAAGAAATGAACAGCCTGGCGGCCCAGCTGCAGGAGTTTGTTGAACAGCTCATTGCCGTCACCGGAAAAACCAGCGCAAACCGGGCCGTGAAACAAACATCATCCCGACACTCCGGCCGCCCTCTTATGATTGCAAGCCACAGCAAGCACAATTGCCTGCCGGACAACCGGTAG
- the mobB gene encoding molybdopterin-guanine dinucleotide biosynthesis protein B → MSFSTPPIICLVGTSNSGKTTLLTTIITELKGLGYRVGTIKHHQHTFSIDQEGKDSWRHRQAGADTTVITAPSQTAIIKQTTEQMELQQIATNYLNDMDIVLIEGFKNSTFPKIEVHRQAQRANLICRGPRNDQNLIAVASDQSWDIDVPVFPLDSGRDIADFIINYLNLNPAT, encoded by the coding sequence ATGTCTTTTTCCACGCCCCCGATCATCTGCTTGGTGGGGACCAGCAACAGCGGCAAAACCACCCTGCTAACGACAATAATTACCGAACTGAAGGGCCTGGGATATCGAGTCGGCACCATCAAGCACCATCAGCACACCTTCAGCATCGACCAGGAGGGCAAGGACAGCTGGCGGCACCGCCAAGCCGGCGCCGACACCACCGTCATCACGGCTCCCAGCCAGACTGCGATCATCAAGCAGACCACTGAACAGATGGAACTGCAGCAGATTGCAACCAACTACTTGAATGATATGGATATCGTCCTTATTGAGGGGTTCAAAAACAGCACGTTCCCTAAAATTGAGGTTCATCGGCAAGCACAGCGAGCCAATCTGATCTGCCGCGGCCCAAGAAACGACCAAAACCTCATTGCGGTGGCCAGCGACCAGTCCTGGGATATTGACGTTCCGGTTTTTCCACTTGATTCTGGCCGCGATATTGCTGACTTCATCATCAACTACCTCAATCTCAATCCTGCCACATGA
- a CDS encoding molybdenum cofactor guanylyltransferase produces the protein MRPSAKQNSLPLTGIILAGGRSSRLGGGDKPWIEIGGQPVIRRLLTVMAPVCQEILISSSNPQPYGHLGIPIVPDLVPGLGALGGLYSSLCQASHEYAFVVAGDMPFVGEQAIRCLWSLRQSYDVVLPRSADGRQPLHALYSRACRQPIREQLKNGHLKISSFFPQVRVFELLTASRPDAFEPHQFFNLNTPADITRALQLAAGTGKTAVTDNS, from the coding sequence ATGAGACCTTCGGCAAAACAAAACAGCTTGCCGCTGACCGGCATCATCCTGGCCGGCGGCCGGAGCAGCCGCCTGGGAGGGGGGGACAAACCCTGGATTGAGATCGGCGGCCAACCGGTCATCCGCCGACTACTGACAGTGATGGCCCCGGTCTGCCAGGAGATCCTGATCAGCAGCAGCAATCCCCAACCCTATGGACACCTGGGCATCCCCATTGTTCCCGATCTCGTTCCCGGGCTTGGTGCCTTGGGAGGACTCTACAGCAGTCTCTGCCAGGCAAGCCATGAATATGCTTTTGTGGTTGCCGGCGACATGCCTTTTGTGGGGGAGCAGGCAATCCGCTGCCTGTGGTCTCTCCGCCAAAGCTACGATGTTGTACTGCCGCGCAGTGCCGACGGCCGGCAGCCGCTGCATGCCCTCTACAGCCGGGCCTGCCGACAACCGATCAGGGAACAGTTAAAAAACGGTCACCTGAAGATCAGCAGTTTTTTCCCCCAGGTCAGAGTTTTTGAACTCCTCACTGCCAGCCGGCCGGATGCCTTTGAACCCCATCAGTTTTTCAACCTCAATACCCCTGCAGATATCACCCGAGCTTTGCAACTGGCCGCCGGCACCGGCAAAACAGCCGTGACAGATAACAGTTGA
- a CDS encoding DEAD/DEAH box helicase encodes MQQTFTTTKFTDLPINQTVLQGIRDAGFDNCTPVQEKILPLALGGKNIAAQSQTGTGKTATFLITLFNHLLNNPSGSGKKQPRALILAPTRELVVQIDQEAKLLGTHTGLQCQPVFGGIDYDKQKQALLQHDNDVVIATPGRLIDYLKQKIFSLKEIEVLIIDEADRMFDLGFIPDLRYILRRCSPYNKRQSLLFSATLSFRVMELAYEHLDIHESITISPEQLTAEKIQQSLYHVGKREKMALFLGLLAKEQPDRALVFSNTKRMADILVDYLKANGHLAASLTGDVPQQKRLSILERFKKKQLSILVATDVASRGLHIDNVTHVFNYDLPQDPEDYVHRIGRTARVGATGKAISLASEDDAFYLEPIESLAGKIPLEWVEDGNLATDITVPKKRPPRTDKPGGQRPKRPTGGNKPAGHRRTTTKESKNRTGSNNQKRGNKTRTGTATRQPRKDSSTVNQ; translated from the coding sequence TTGCAACAAACCTTTACCACAACCAAGTTCACAGATCTGCCCATCAATCAAACAGTACTACAAGGCATTCGGGATGCAGGCTTCGACAACTGCACCCCGGTCCAGGAAAAGATTCTCCCCCTGGCCCTCGGCGGAAAAAACATTGCCGCCCAGTCACAAACGGGAACCGGTAAGACCGCCACCTTTCTTATTACCCTCTTCAATCACCTGTTAAACAATCCGTCCGGATCAGGAAAAAAACAGCCACGGGCCCTGATTCTGGCACCAACCAGGGAACTGGTGGTCCAGATCGACCAGGAAGCAAAACTGCTCGGCACCCATACGGGTCTGCAATGCCAACCGGTATTTGGCGGCATCGACTATGATAAACAAAAGCAGGCCCTCCTGCAGCATGACAATGATGTGGTAATTGCCACCCCCGGTCGACTGATTGATTATCTCAAACAGAAGATTTTCAGCCTTAAAGAGATTGAAGTGCTGATCATCGACGAGGCAGACCGCATGTTTGATCTGGGATTCATTCCAGACTTGCGCTACATCCTCCGCCGGTGCTCTCCTTACAATAAAAGGCAGTCCCTGCTTTTTTCCGCCACACTCTCCTTCAGAGTTATGGAACTGGCCTATGAACACCTGGACATCCATGAATCGATCACCATCTCACCGGAGCAGTTAACCGCCGAAAAAATCCAGCAGTCCCTGTACCATGTGGGGAAACGGGAAAAAATGGCCCTTTTTCTCGGTCTTTTGGCAAAAGAACAGCCGGATAGAGCCTTGGTATTCAGCAATACCAAAAGAATGGCGGATATCCTGGTTGACTATCTGAAAGCCAACGGCCATCTGGCGGCGTCCCTGACCGGCGATGTCCCACAACAGAAAAGGCTGTCAATTTTGGAGCGTTTTAAAAAGAAACAGCTCTCTATCCTGGTGGCCACCGATGTTGCCTCCCGTGGACTGCATATTGACAATGTCACCCATGTGTTCAACTATGATCTACCCCAGGACCCGGAAGATTATGTCCATCGCATCGGCCGCACAGCCAGAGTCGGAGCCACCGGCAAAGCCATCTCGCTGGCCAGTGAGGATGACGCCTTTTACCTTGAGCCGATTGAATCTCTGGCCGGCAAGATCCCCCTAGAGTGGGTTGAGGATGGTAACCTGGCAACCGACATTACGGTACCCAAAAAACGCCCGCCGCGGACTGACAAACCGGGGGGCCAGCGACCAAAACGCCCTACTGGTGGCAATAAACCGGCCGGCCATCGCAGAACTACGACGAAAGAGAGCAAAAATAGAACTGGCAGCAACAATCAGAAAAGAGGCAATAAAACCCGGACGGGAACCGCAACCCGGCAACCCCGAAAAGATAGCAGTACTGTCAACCAGTAA
- a CDS encoding DUF1820 family protein, which yields MSNTKTNHIYRVRFKTGNRDYSLLARQVTESEFFGFIDITDFIFEDNNRIIISPEDDALRKEFVKTDCVSVPHQYILRIDRLQDDHDIGVSYLKIAEDKNQPKE from the coding sequence ATGAGCAACACGAAAACCAACCATATCTACCGCGTTCGGTTCAAAACCGGCAACCGGGATTACTCCCTGCTGGCCCGCCAGGTTACTGAATCGGAATTTTTTGGTTTTATTGACATTACCGATTTTATTTTTGAGGATAACAATCGGATTATCATCTCCCCGGAAGATGATGCCCTGCGAAAAGAATTTGTTAAAACCGATTGCGTAAGCGTTCCCCATCAGTATATTCTCCGCATCGACCGTTTACAGGATGACCATGATATCGGGGTTTCCTATCTAAAAATTGCTGAAGACAAAAACCAACCAAAGGAGTAA
- a CDS encoding zinc transporter: MHEHHDHNNPCSGHGHCHSCGEQNSMSFEEKISLLLTHWIEHNDSHEEDYKKWASQAKKEGMDEVVELILAALNQFKEGNNRLRQAKQILDMG, from the coding sequence ATGCATGAACACCATGACCACAACAACCCCTGCAGCGGACACGGCCATTGCCATTCCTGCGGCGAGCAGAACAGCATGAGTTTCGAGGAAAAGATCAGCCTGCTTTTGACCCACTGGATCGAACACAACGACAGCCATGAAGAAGATTACAAAAAGTGGGCCAGCCAGGCAAAAAAAGAGGGGATGGATGAGGTTGTTGAGCTTATCCTGGCAGCACTGAATCAGTTCAAGGAAGGCAACAACCGTCTGCGACAGGCGAAACAGATTCTTGATATGGGATAA
- a CDS encoding tyrosine--tRNA ligase: MQQIYQQLADRGFIYQVTHEEELRHRLSQEPQTFYIGFDPTADSLHVGSLIPIIVMVHMQRAGHRPIAVLGGGTALVGDPSGKTEMRQMMTRETIDRNGIGIKEQLERFLDLEPDHGWLINNADWLEGLRYIDFLRDIGRHFSVNRMLTAESYRQRLETGLSFIEFNYMLLQAYDFHVLHRDYQCTIQMGGQDQWGNIVAGVDLIRRVQSQEAFGITFPLLTTASGEKFGKTAAGAVWLDEQRTSVYDFYQFWRNSEDGELGRLLRLFTFLPLDEISRLEQLRDQGINRAKEILAFEVTTLVHGQEKAAEAYRTATGQFGAADPDRQIETSSAITTIETTTLGDNLPETIISPAELEQGITIVDLFIKTGLCSSKGQARRLIQQGGGYCNDNRITEDFTIDNEQLIDSQLILRAGKKRHHRIVIQT, encoded by the coding sequence ATGCAGCAGATCTATCAGCAACTTGCAGACCGGGGGTTTATCTACCAGGTAACCCATGAGGAAGAGCTGCGGCATCGGTTGTCACAGGAGCCGCAAACCTTTTATATCGGTTTTGATCCGACTGCCGACAGCCTCCACGTCGGCAGTCTGATTCCGATCATTGTCATGGTCCATATGCAGCGGGCCGGACACCGGCCGATTGCGGTACTCGGTGGCGGCACGGCATTGGTGGGCGACCCTAGCGGCAAAACCGAGATGCGCCAGATGATGACCCGTGAAACCATTGACCGGAACGGCATCGGCATCAAAGAACAGCTGGAGCGGTTTCTTGATCTGGAACCAGACCATGGTTGGCTGATCAACAATGCCGACTGGCTTGAAGGTCTGAGATATATTGACTTCCTCCGGGACATCGGCCGTCATTTCAGCGTCAACCGGATGCTCACCGCCGAATCATACCGTCAGCGCCTTGAGACCGGGCTTTCTTTTATCGAATTCAACTACATGCTCCTGCAGGCCTATGATTTTCACGTGCTTCACCGTGACTATCAATGCACCATTCAGATGGGCGGTCAGGATCAGTGGGGCAATATTGTTGCCGGTGTCGACCTGATCCGACGGGTCCAGTCACAGGAGGCATTCGGCATCACCTTTCCTCTGCTGACTACCGCCAGCGGGGAGAAATTCGGCAAAACCGCCGCCGGCGCTGTTTGGCTTGATGAGCAGCGGACCTCGGTCTACGATTTCTACCAGTTCTGGCGTAACAGCGAAGATGGTGAACTTGGCCGCCTGCTGCGCCTTTTCACCTTTTTACCTCTGGATGAAATCAGCCGGCTGGAGCAACTGCGGGACCAGGGAATCAATCGGGCAAAGGAAATTCTAGCGTTTGAGGTTACCACCCTGGTTCATGGTCAGGAAAAGGCCGCTGAAGCATACCGCACAGCAACCGGTCAATTCGGTGCCGCCGATCCGGACCGCCAGATAGAAACATCATCGGCAATTACCACCATCGAGACGACGACACTTGGCGACAACCTGCCGGAAACAATTATTTCACCTGCTGAGCTGGAGCAGGGAATAACGATTGTTGACCTGTTCATCAAAACCGGTCTCTGCAGCTCCAAGGGACAGGCAAGACGCTTGATCCAGCAGGGTGGAGGCTACTGCAATGACAACCGGATCACCGAAGATTTTACCATCGATAATGAACAGCTGATTGATAGCCAGCTGATTCTGCGGGCCGGAAAAAAACGCCACCACCGGATCGTTATTCAGACATAG
- the rpsT gene encoding 30S ribosomal protein S20, whose translation MANHPSALKRMRQNEKRRLRNRQVVSRMRTSIKKLRLAAEEGQNPAALAEMLQQVKVVIDKAATKGVLHRNNASRKISRLSKMCSRVASV comes from the coding sequence TTGGCAAATCATCCATCAGCATTAAAACGGATGCGTCAGAACGAAAAGCGCCGTCTGCGTAATCGTCAAGTTGTGTCACGCATGAGAACATCGATCAAAAAACTTCGTCTTGCCGCTGAAGAGGGTCAGAACCCGGCCGCATTGGCGGAGATGTTGCAGCAGGTTAAAGTTGTTATTGATAAAGCAGCTACCAAAGGGGTGCTCCATCGCAACAATGCTTCCCGGAAGATTTCCCGTCTGTCCAAAATGTGCAGCCGGGTGGCCAGCGTCTGA
- a CDS encoding ATP phosphoribosyltransferase → MKLRLGIPKGSLQQATIDLFKNAGYKITTSSRSYFPGIDDPEIECMLIRAQEMARYVESGILDAGITGHDWVEENDAKVLELTELQYAKATLNKVRWVLAAKQGGPIRSARDLEGKTVATEVVNMATKYLQAQGVKAKVEYSYGATEVKVPHLADAIIEITETGSSLRANNLEIIDTVLETSTVFIANHESYGDQWKKAKVDRLIMLLQGALEARTRVGFMFNVQQQHLERAMAVLPPEKVPTVSSLVDKEWVDVFVVLREEVVRDLIPQLKALGARGIVEFPLNKFID, encoded by the coding sequence ATGAAATTACGCTTGGGAATTCCAAAAGGGTCGCTGCAGCAGGCAACCATTGATCTGTTTAAAAATGCCGGTTATAAGATAACCACCAGTTCCCGCTCCTACTTTCCCGGGATCGATGATCCGGAGATTGAGTGTATGCTGATCAGGGCCCAGGAGATGGCCCGCTATGTGGAAAGCGGTATCCTCGATGCCGGTATTACCGGCCATGACTGGGTGGAGGAAAATGATGCCAAGGTTCTGGAGTTGACCGAGCTTCAGTATGCCAAGGCTACCCTTAACAAGGTCAGATGGGTGCTGGCTGCCAAACAGGGCGGACCGATCCGTTCAGCCCGTGACCTTGAGGGGAAAACCGTGGCTACGGAGGTGGTCAATATGGCCACCAAATACCTGCAGGCCCAGGGTGTCAAAGCAAAAGTCGAATATTCCTATGGGGCCACCGAGGTGAAGGTGCCTCATCTGGCTGACGCCATTATTGAGATTACCGAAACCGGTTCCTCCCTGCGGGCTAACAATTTGGAAATTATTGATACTGTGTTGGAAACTTCGACGGTTTTTATTGCCAATCATGAGTCCTATGGCGATCAATGGAAAAAGGCCAAAGTCGACCGCCTGATTATGCTGCTCCAGGGAGCCCTGGAAGCCAGAACCAGGGTGGGATTCATGTTCAACGTGCAGCAGCAGCATCTTGAGCGGGCGATGGCGGTTCTGCCGCCGGAAAAGGTTCCCACTGTTTCCAGCCTGGTGGATAAAGAGTGGGTTGATGTGTTTGTGGTACTACGCGAGGAAGTGGTGCGGGATCTGATTCCTCAACTGAAGGCTTTGGGAGCCAGGGGTATCGTTGAGTTTCCCCTGAATAAGTTTATCGATTGA
- the hisI gene encoding phosphoribosyl-AMP cyclohydrolase — MKPMNFEKMDGLITVVAQDYQTGEVLMVAFMNQEAWEETLATRKACYFSRSRNRLWRKGEESGNVQLVKEILIDCDEDAVVLKVEQIGGAACHTGYNSCFYTRINPDGSQTITKTEKVFDPEAVYGKK; from the coding sequence ATGAAGCCAATGAATTTTGAGAAGATGGATGGATTGATTACCGTGGTTGCCCAGGATTATCAGACTGGTGAGGTGCTGATGGTGGCCTTCATGAATCAGGAAGCCTGGGAAGAGACCCTGGCAACCAGAAAAGCCTGCTATTTCAGCCGGTCACGGAATCGGCTGTGGCGTAAAGGGGAGGAATCCGGCAACGTGCAGCTGGTCAAGGAGATTCTCATCGACTGTGATGAGGATGCCGTTGTCCTGAAGGTGGAGCAGATCGGCGGTGCTGCTTGCCATACGGGGTATAACAGCTGTTTCTATACCAGGATCAATCCCGATGGTTCGCAAACCATTACCAAAACCGAAAAAGTATTTGATCCGGAAGCGGTGTATGGAAAAAAGTAA
- the thiC gene encoding phosphomethylpyrimidine synthase ThiC encodes MTQLQAARQGTLTPEMEHVLAAEPLSAAELQTGLAQGTIVIPANRNHKNLTPYGIGRGLRVKINANIGTSSDLQSLDEELEKLQVAIDNGAHAVMDLSTGGDINAVRREIMARCSVPLGTVPIYQAVTEGVRKRGFLGNITVDDFFAAVEGQAEEGVDFMTIHCGVTLRTLEALRRSGRITDVVSRGGAFLVEWMLYNNRENPFYENYDRLLAVAREYDVTLSLGDGLRPGCLADATDRPQVQELIYLGELTERAWEAGVQVMIEGPGHVPLDQIEANILLEKKLCKGAPFYVLGPLVTDIAPGYDHLVGAIGGAIAARAGADFLCYLTPAEHLKLPDAQDVKEGVIASRIAAHAADIARGLPGAMEWDNQMAIKRKQLDWEGQIALAIDPEKARRFRESAPPADQQVCTMCGEFCAIKKLESYLHPKDGQ; translated from the coding sequence ATGACACAATTACAGGCTGCCCGTCAGGGTACACTGACTCCCGAGATGGAGCATGTTCTGGCTGCTGAGCCGCTGTCGGCTGCTGAGCTGCAGACCGGTCTTGCTCAGGGAACCATTGTTATTCCCGCCAACCGCAACCATAAAAATCTTACCCCCTATGGCATCGGTCGTGGTCTGCGGGTGAAAATCAACGCCAACATTGGCACGTCCTCCGATCTGCAGAGCCTTGACGAAGAGTTGGAAAAACTTCAGGTGGCCATTGATAATGGTGCCCATGCAGTGATGGATCTCAGTACCGGCGGCGATATCAACGCCGTGCGCCGGGAAATCATGGCCCGCTGCTCTGTGCCGCTGGGTACCGTTCCCATCTATCAGGCGGTAACCGAAGGGGTTCGAAAACGGGGGTTCCTTGGCAATATAACCGTCGATGATTTTTTTGCGGCAGTGGAAGGCCAGGCTGAAGAGGGTGTTGATTTTATGACCATCCACTGTGGGGTGACTTTGAGAACCCTGGAGGCTTTGCGGCGTTCCGGCAGGATTACCGACGTGGTCAGCCGGGGTGGGGCTTTCCTGGTGGAGTGGATGCTGTATAATAATCGTGAGAACCCCTTTTATGAAAACTATGACCGGCTGCTGGCGGTGGCCAGGGAGTATGATGTAACCCTCAGCCTCGGTGATGGTTTGCGCCCCGGCTGCCTGGCTGATGCCACCGACCGGCCCCAGGTGCAGGAGCTGATCTATCTGGGCGAATTGACCGAGAGGGCCTGGGAGGCTGGGGTTCAGGTGATGATTGAAGGTCCCGGCCATGTGCCTCTTGATCAGATTGAGGCCAATATCCTGCTGGAAAAAAAGCTCTGTAAAGGGGCGCCGTTTTATGTCCTGGGGCCCCTGGTAACCGATATTGCCCCCGGCTATGATCATCTGGTGGGTGCCATCGGTGGGGCGATTGCCGCCCGTGCCGGGGCTGATTTTCTTTGTTATTTGACCCCGGCCGAACATTTGAAACTTCCCGATGCCCAGGATGTGAAAGAGGGGGTGATTGCTTCCCGGATTGCCGCCCATGCAGCTGATATCGCCCGGGGATTGCCGGGGGCTATGGAGTGGGATAACCAGATGGCAATCAAACGGAAGCAGCTTGACTGGGAAGGGCAGATTGCCCTGGCAATTGATCCGGAGAAGGCCAGACGTTTTCGGGAAAGTGCCCCGCCTGCGGATCAGCAGGTTTGCACCATGTGCGGCGAATTTTGTGCCATTAAGAAGCTGGAATCATATTTACACCCGAAGGATGGACAGTGA
- the thiE gene encoding thiamine phosphate synthase has product MPTSNQSVFRLLDANLNRLREGLRVVEDYCRLVDNNRVFAQLKDLRHQLQNLFPLALQQRCLEARQADADIGSSTFSSTEALRPDTRAVAVANLKRGQEAARVIEEYAKSINEPSVSQGAKALRFSLYTLEQEVWGLRLSVVRSWFPPQRPGGLYLVADEQFYAGDDFLADLKLAAAAGLHMLQLRQKRGDDHLFLQRARQLRGVCASAGIPFIVNDRPDIAVLAGADGLHLGQHDLPIAEARKIVGNHLPIGRSTHSLAQARAAVAEGADYIGFGPIFPTPSKENPDPVVGVDGLREVLAAVDLPVVAIGGIDTRTIGMVRKTGVSSIAVIRAVLASGDPEQAVKNLLQG; this is encoded by the coding sequence ATGCCGACTAGTAACCAGTCTGTTTTTCGCCTCCTTGATGCCAACCTGAATCGGTTGCGTGAAGGGTTGCGAGTGGTGGAGGACTATTGCCGCCTGGTTGATAATAATCGGGTGTTTGCACAGCTTAAAGATCTGCGCCATCAGCTGCAGAACCTTTTTCCCTTGGCGTTGCAGCAGCGATGCCTCGAAGCACGCCAGGCGGATGCCGACATTGGCAGCAGCACGTTCAGCTCCACAGAAGCGCTGCGGCCCGACACCAGAGCAGTGGCGGTTGCCAATCTCAAGCGGGGCCAGGAGGCGGCCCGGGTGATTGAGGAGTATGCCAAGAGCATCAACGAACCATCAGTCTCCCAAGGGGCAAAAGCTCTCCGCTTCTCTCTCTATACCCTCGAACAGGAGGTATGGGGATTGCGTCTGAGTGTAGTGCGATCCTGGTTTCCTCCCCAGCGGCCCGGTGGCCTTTACCTGGTGGCTGATGAGCAGTTTTATGCCGGCGATGATTTTTTGGCAGATCTCAAGCTGGCCGCTGCCGCCGGTCTTCACATGCTGCAACTGCGGCAGAAGCGTGGTGATGATCATCTTTTTTTGCAGCGCGCCCGACAGCTCAGAGGAGTGTGCGCGTCGGCCGGCATTCCGTTTATTGTCAATGACCGTCCGGATATTGCCGTGTTGGCCGGTGCCGATGGCCTGCATCTGGGGCAGCATGATCTACCCATTGCTGAGGCCCGGAAGATAGTCGGTAATCACCTGCCCATTGGCCGCTCGACCCATTCATTGGCGCAGGCGCGGGCGGCGGTGGCTGAAGGGGCTGATTATATTGGTTTTGGTCCTATTTTCCCGACCCCAAGTAAAGAAAACCCCGATCCGGTGGTGGGAGTCGATGGTTTACGTGAAGTGTTGGCGGCCGTTGATCTGCCGGTAGTGGCCATTGGTGGCATTGATACCCGGACCATCGGGATGGTCCGGAAGACAGGGGTCAGCTCAATCGCGGTGATCCGGGCCGTATTGGCCAGCGGTGATCCGGAACAGGCGGTCAAGAATTTATTGCAAGGTTGA